The Burkholderia cepacia genomic interval CGGCCTGCCCTGCCCGTTCGTCACGTCGTACACGATCGTCGTCAGCTCACCCGGATGCACGTCGAGGCTGTTGTGCTCCGGCTTGAAACCGAGCGGGCCCCGAGCATTCGCATCGAACTCGACCGACACCGTGCGGCTGGTGTCGACCTGCGAATTCTTCACCTCGCGCTCGCTCACATCGCGCTGCACCAGGTTGTTGATGCCGGTGATCTGGCAGATCGCCCGGTACATCGGGATCAGCGCGAAGCCGAAACCGAACATCAGCCCGGCCACGACGAAGAGCTTCACCAGCATCGAACGATTGAACGCGCGATCGACGGCGCCCTCTTCCGGCTTCGACATACGACAACTTCCTCGCTACTGCGTCTGTTGCTGCATCAGTGAGTGGACAGCCACCACTGCTTGATCACGACACCCACAAAAAAAACGGCGGCGATGACGAGCAGGATGAGGCCGAGCCGCTTGTTGCCCGCGCGGATCTGCTCGGGCGTTCGTCTTTGTTGTGGATTCCGGTTCATCTGAAACCTGCTGTAGAACGTTCCGCCTCGCCCGCCTGCGGCGGCGGGCATTGGCGGAACATCCGGTGAAACGAATTACTCGACGGTCGGCGGTTGCTCGAACGTATGGAAGGGGGCCGGGCTCGGCACCGTCCACTCGAGGCCCGTCGCGCCGTCCCACGGCTTGTCCGACGCCTTTTCCAGCTCGCCGCCGCCACGATAGGCCGGCAGCGCGACCGCGAACAGGAAGTACACCTGCGCGAGGCCGAAGCCGAATGCGCCGATCGTCGCGACCTGGTTGAAGTCCGTGAACTGCGCCGGGTAGTCCGCATAACGACGCGGCATGCCGGCGAGACCGACGAAGTGCATCGGGAAGAACGTCAGGTTGAAGAAGATCATCGACGCCCAGAAGTGGATCTTGCCGCGCGTCTCGTTGTACATCCAGCCCGTCCACTTCGGCGCCCAGTAGTACCAGCCCGAGAACAGCGCGAACAGCGAGCCGGCCACCAGCACGTAGTGGAAGTGCGCCACCACGAAGTAGGTGCCGTGATACTGGATGTCGAGCGGCGCCATCGCGAGCATCAGGCCCGTGAGGCCGCCGAACGTGAACACGAACAGGAAGCCGATCGCGAACAGCATCGGGGTTTCGAAGGTCATCGAGCCGCGCCACATCGTCGCGAGCCAGTTGAACACCTTCACGCCCGTCGGCACCGCGATCAGCATCGTCGCGTACATGAAGAACAGCTGGCCGGTGACCGGCATGCCCGTGGCGAACATGTGGTGCGCCCAGACCATGAACGACAGGATCGCGATCGAAGCCGTCGCGTACACCATCGAGCTATAGCCGAACAGCGTCTTGCGTGCGAACGCCGGGATCACCTGCGACACGATCCCGAACGCCGGCAGAATCATGATGTACACCTCGGGGTGGCCGAAGAACCAGAAGATGTGCTGGTACATCACCGGGTCGCCGCCGCCTGCTGCGTTGAAGAACGACGTGCCGAAGTGACGGTCGAACAGCACCATCGTGATCGCGCCTGCCAGAACCGGCATCACCGCGATCAGCAGGTACGCCGTGATCAGCCACGTCCATGCGAACATCGGCATCTTCATCAGCGTCATGCCCGGTGCGCGCATGTTCAGGATCGTCACGACGATGTTGATCCCGCCCATGATCGACGACGCACCCATGATGTGCACCGCGAAGATCGCGAAGTCCATGCCCGGGCCCATCTGCGTCGACAGCGGCGCGTAGAGCGTCCAGCCGGCGGCCGTCGCGCCGCCCGGCGCGAAGAACGAACCGACCAGCAGCACCGCCGCGACCGGCAGCAGCCAGAAGCTGAAGTTGTTCATCCGCGCGAACGCCATGTCGGACGCGCCGATCTGCAGCGGAATCATCCAGTTCGCGAAGCCGACGAACGCCGGCATGATCGCGCCGAACACCATGATCAGGCCGTGCATCGTCGTGAGTTCGTTGAAGAACTCCGGACGCATGATCTGCAGGCCCGGCTCGAACAGCTCGGCCCGGATGCCGAGGGCCATCACGCCGCCCGACAGGAACATGATGAACGAGAACAGCAGGTACAGCGTACCGATGTCCTTGTGGTTGGTGGCGAACAGCCAGCGCCGCCAGCCGTGCGGCATTTCGTGCGCGTGGTCGTCGTGCGCGTGGTCCGCGGCTACGTCGTGCCCGATGCTAGACATGAGAATCTCCTAATGCGAATACGTCGACTAACTCAGCGACACGTCAAGCCGCCGGGCCGATCTCGACACGCCGGGCTTCCTTCGCGTCCGCCCCGCCCGTGATCGTTTCCGGCTTTTTGAGAATAATGTGGTCTTCCGCCACGCCTGCTGCCTTCAGCGCGTCGCGCACGGCTTGCGCGCGATGCTTCGCCAGTTCGGCGTTCGCGTCGGCCGAGCCCGTCTTGTCGGTGAAGCCCGACAGCGCGAGCTTCGCGTCCGGATGTGCCTTCGCATAGTCGGCCGCGGCGGCGATCGCCGCTTTCGCGTCGGCCGGCAGCACGCTCTTGCCCGTCTCGAAGTAGATCGTCGACAGCGCGGCCGATGCCGCTGCCGCCGCCGGCTGTTCAGCGGCGCCCGACGCGGCTTGCGCCGGTGCCGAAGCCGCTTCTGCCGGTGCCGCTGCCGCGCCCGCCGCGTCTTCCGGCATCTTGCCGTTACGCGCGTCGGCCACTTGCTTCGGCTGCAGCAGGTCGTTCTTGTGGTTGCCCCACGAATTGCGCTCGTACGTGATGACCGAAGCGATGTCGAGATCCGACAGCGATGCCCACGACGGCATCGCGCCCTTGCCGTGCAGCACGCGCTCGACGTGGCCGGCGATCGGGCCGTTCACGATCGGGCTGCCGTCCATGGCCGGGAATGCGCCGAGGCCCTTGCCGCTCACCTGGTGGCAGGCCGCGCAGTTCGCCTTGTAGACTTCCTCGCCGTGCGCGACGAGTTCGGCCATCGTGTAGACCTTGTTCGGATCGACGGCGGCGCTGGCCAGCTTGGCCTTCTGCGCGGTGACCCACTTCGCGTAGTCTTCGTCCGACAGGACTTCGACGACGACCGGCATGTATGCGTGTTCCTTGCCGCACAGCTCGGTACAGAAACCGCGGAACGTACCGACCTTGTCGGCCTTGAACCACGTGTCGCGCACGAAGCCGGGGATCGCATCCTGCTTCACGCCGAACGCGGGCACGTACCACGAGTGGACGACGTCGTTCGCGGTCGTGATGATGCGGATCTTCTTGTTGACCGGCACGACGAGCGGGTTGTCGACTTCCTGCAGGTAGGTGTCGGTGATCGGCTTCTTGCCCATCACTTCGTCACGCGGGGTGCTGAGCGTCGACAGGAAGCCGATGCCCTCGCCCGGGCCCTTCACGTAGTCGTAGCCCCACTTCCACTGGTAGCCGGTGACCTTGATCGTGAGATCGGCGTTGGTCGTGTCCTTCATCGCGACGACGGCCTTCGTCGCCGGCAGCGCCATCAGCACGACGATGACGAACGGCACGATCGTCCAGATGATCTCGACGGTCGTGCTTTCATGGAAATTGGCGGCCTTGTGGCCCTTGGATTTGCGGTGCGCGAAGATCGAATAGAACATCACGCCGAACACGCCGACGAAGATCACCGTACACAGGATCAGCATCATCGTGTGGAGATCGTAGAGCTCCTCGGCGATTTTCGTGACCGGCGGCTGAAAGTTGATCTCGTTGACGCGGGGGCCGCCCGGGCTATCACCGACCGCCAGGGCGGCACCGGCAAAGAGCAATCCGCTGCATGCCA includes:
- a CDS encoding cytochrome c oxidase assembly protein, which codes for MSKPEEGAVDRAFNRSMLVKLFVVAGLMFGFGFALIPMYRAICQITGINNLVQRDVSEREVKNSQVDTSRTVSVEFDANARGPLGFKPEHNSLDVHPGELTTIVYDVTNGQGRPVVAQAIPSYAPKQATEFFKKIECFCFTQQTLAANESRKMPVVFVIDPKLPKDVKTITLSYTFFELNTPATPAPGKTAAQGAAKPDA
- a CDS encoding cytochrome oxidase small assembly protein; its protein translation is MNRNPQQRRTPEQIRAGNKRLGLILLVIAAVFFVGVVIKQWWLSTH
- the ctaD gene encoding cytochrome c oxidase subunit I; translation: MSSIGHDVAADHAHDDHAHEMPHGWRRWLFATNHKDIGTLYLLFSFIMFLSGGVMALGIRAELFEPGLQIMRPEFFNELTTMHGLIMVFGAIMPAFVGFANWMIPLQIGASDMAFARMNNFSFWLLPVAAVLLVGSFFAPGGATAAGWTLYAPLSTQMGPGMDFAIFAVHIMGASSIMGGINIVVTILNMRAPGMTLMKMPMFAWTWLITAYLLIAVMPVLAGAITMVLFDRHFGTSFFNAAGGGDPVMYQHIFWFFGHPEVYIMILPAFGIVSQVIPAFARKTLFGYSSMVYATASIAILSFMVWAHHMFATGMPVTGQLFFMYATMLIAVPTGVKVFNWLATMWRGSMTFETPMLFAIGFLFVFTFGGLTGLMLAMAPLDIQYHGTYFVVAHFHYVLVAGSLFALFSGWYYWAPKWTGWMYNETRGKIHFWASMIFFNLTFFPMHFVGLAGMPRRYADYPAQFTDFNQVATIGAFGFGLAQVYFLFAVALPAYRGGGELEKASDKPWDGATGLEWTVPSPAPFHTFEQPPTVE
- the coxB gene encoding cytochrome c oxidase subunit II gives rise to the protein MEILGKDAMKTIKRALTGVLACSGLLFAGAALAVGDSPGGPRVNEINFQPPVTKIAEELYDLHTMMLILCTVIFVGVFGVMFYSIFAHRKSKGHKAANFHESTTVEIIWTIVPFVIVVLMALPATKAVVAMKDTTNADLTIKVTGYQWKWGYDYVKGPGEGIGFLSTLSTPRDEVMGKKPITDTYLQEVDNPLVVPVNKKIRIITTANDVVHSWYVPAFGVKQDAIPGFVRDTWFKADKVGTFRGFCTELCGKEHAYMPVVVEVLSDEDYAKWVTAQKAKLASAAVDPNKVYTMAELVAHGEEVYKANCAACHQVSGKGLGAFPAMDGSPIVNGPIAGHVERVLHGKGAMPSWASLSDLDIASVITYERNSWGNHKNDLLQPKQVADARNGKMPEDAAGAAAAPAEAASAPAQAASGAAEQPAAAAASAALSTIYFETGKSVLPADAKAAIAAAADYAKAHPDAKLALSGFTDKTGSADANAELAKHRAQAVRDALKAAGVAEDHIILKKPETITGGADAKEARRVEIGPAA